The proteins below come from a single Caulobacter flavus genomic window:
- a CDS encoding RES family NAD+ phosphorylase, whose amino-acid sequence MSGEAHAPAPRPAWRLIPSRFPPIGLFDTVATAADLDAVMDLAGWTNDRLVAERIARLPAEERVYGRPNASIVMASFLHVAPGGMRFNGPDLGAWYAAEHLATAVAEVAHHLRREAVATGVATLSRQYRVYTARLEGDYLDIRGQQAARPEVYASDDYAAGQVLGEGVRAAGGAGILFDSLRRLGGANVVAHRPRNVQDVTQGDHYELRVQAGSRRIEAKRLAA is encoded by the coding sequence CCGTCGCGGTTTCCGCCGATCGGCCTGTTCGACACCGTGGCGACGGCCGCCGACCTCGACGCGGTGATGGACCTGGCCGGCTGGACCAACGACCGTCTGGTCGCCGAGCGCATCGCCCGGCTGCCGGCCGAGGAACGGGTCTATGGCCGGCCCAACGCCAGCATCGTCATGGCCTCGTTCCTGCACGTGGCGCCGGGCGGCATGCGCTTCAACGGCCCCGACCTCGGCGCCTGGTACGCGGCCGAACACCTGGCGACGGCGGTGGCCGAGGTCGCCCACCACCTGCGCCGCGAGGCAGTCGCGACGGGCGTCGCCACGCTGAGCCGCCAGTATCGCGTCTACACCGCCCGGCTCGAGGGTGACTATCTCGACATCCGGGGCCAGCAGGCAGCGCGGCCCGAGGTCTATGCCAGCGACGACTACGCGGCCGGCCAGGTGCTGGGCGAGGGCGTGCGGGCGGCGGGCGGAGCGGGAATCCTGTTCGACAGCCTGCGGCGCCTGGGCGGAGCCAACGTCGTCGCCCATCGCCCCCGCAACGTCCAAGACGTGACGCAGGGCGACCACTACGAACTGCGGGTGCAGGCTGGCTCGCGCCGCATCGAGGCCAAGAGGCTGGCCGCCTGA